The Pelagibacterium halotolerans B2 genome has a segment encoding these proteins:
- a CDS encoding glycine betaine ABC transporter substrate-binding protein gives MPVIAVAAMTAILFWSLKPVFVATIGDRATFAEIFVVAGAIALICSLAGAAIMWRDTLRLVRSRAVFYGAANAVAAGFFLALWYYGFYRGLYNSQKADVTIIAFTWPLIAIFAMQIFAPSLARRLSRMELSLVLVAFFGAVAIGLGRLTSLDLTANSEILFAFLAAFGSGVYLPFSLKALIAFENIIGSKVKATFFSVSLANAAALAFVLCYFGATGQRLYFYAFDPTVWAICALIGIGTYLLAEMTWNWAFTEFKSLTLSSLVYFSPALSVVYLYVFFDVPVSSLSVFGLVLILFANMTLHGRYQLNNALFSALIGTLFVALCSFFVVPTDTRFLTDLLYFLSGVFAILAGFILSRVSGRRAQEIDVRSDLVRSLLELRDGVQDRDDLIDTLLQLLIEIEFTPILAEKQKSAVAFREGLKQIEPSERLRQTRAVFDQWYNIHRDRLSLGEKAAIWLTGGGSILFLVLVRGDDVLSQIGVFMLSAGILLVLFTISDYEKSNVQGFRKQFLRLQEGFSELGRTLFVPRSVVESREIGSLDGIDTLRFRNNAGEIETISTGRDRSGFRIVYSGTALLMLGALFALPLSSSDYSGNQLDRIIRPGVANTGLQLPFFSDESDIVIASFAWDASKVIAEIIRQTISDRLGYSAAVQEANLNDVFAAMADPNGRIDVHPDFWLQNQPENLIRYVRNEGSVALNTQSYEGTQGIYVAAPFPEAVTRISDLANAAVSARYDTNGNGRGEIWIGAGDWLSTAIVRQHLERFELDRFWDFEVYGESIFRAKLASFQARGESLVFYGYEPDWVHATYNTIELDSACPADEPNADGDCELASVDVHVAYSAALEEDMPSVSQLLSRIRFRAQDLNAWLSATARSGVAPEAVAAQWIAEHETIVQGWLEGS, from the coding sequence ATGCCAGTCATCGCTGTTGCCGCGATGACCGCTATCTTGTTCTGGAGCCTGAAACCGGTATTCGTCGCAACAATTGGTGATCGCGCGACCTTTGCCGAGATTTTCGTTGTCGCCGGGGCCATTGCTCTGATCTGCAGCCTCGCGGGTGCCGCCATTATGTGGCGCGACACACTCAGGCTCGTTCGCAGTCGAGCTGTATTCTATGGGGCTGCGAACGCGGTTGCGGCCGGTTTCTTTCTGGCGCTTTGGTACTACGGATTTTATCGCGGTCTCTACAACTCGCAGAAGGCTGACGTCACCATCATTGCGTTTACCTGGCCGCTGATCGCCATATTCGCAATGCAGATCTTTGCACCGAGCCTGGCCAGGCGCCTTTCGCGCATGGAATTGTCGCTCGTTCTGGTCGCATTCTTTGGCGCCGTTGCCATCGGCCTGGGGCGCCTGACAAGCCTCGATCTCACCGCCAACAGCGAGATATTGTTCGCATTTCTTGCCGCGTTCGGATCAGGCGTTTACCTGCCGTTCAGCCTCAAGGCGCTGATCGCGTTCGAGAACATCATTGGCTCCAAGGTCAAGGCAACCTTCTTCAGTGTCTCGCTCGCTAACGCCGCGGCGTTAGCGTTCGTGCTTTGCTATTTCGGGGCAACCGGACAACGGCTCTACTTTTACGCGTTCGATCCGACGGTCTGGGCCATCTGCGCGCTCATCGGGATCGGCACCTATCTTTTGGCCGAGATGACGTGGAACTGGGCCTTTACCGAGTTCAAGTCTCTCACCCTTTCCTCGCTCGTCTATTTTTCCCCTGCGCTCTCGGTCGTCTATCTCTACGTGTTCTTTGACGTGCCCGTATCGTCGCTCTCGGTGTTCGGCCTGGTGCTGATCCTGTTCGCGAACATGACCCTCCATGGGCGATACCAGTTGAACAACGCGCTGTTTTCGGCGCTGATCGGCACGCTTTTTGTGGCCCTTTGTTCATTTTTTGTTGTGCCGACCGACACACGATTTCTCACCGATCTGCTCTATTTCCTGTCGGGTGTCTTTGCCATTCTGGCCGGTTTCATTCTGAGCCGGGTCAGCGGGCGCAGAGCGCAGGAGATCGATGTCCGGTCCGATCTGGTTCGTAGCCTGCTTGAACTGCGCGACGGAGTGCAGGACAGGGACGACCTGATCGACACCCTGCTCCAATTGCTCATCGAAATCGAATTCACTCCCATTCTCGCCGAAAAGCAGAAAAGCGCTGTCGCATTCCGGGAAGGACTCAAGCAGATCGAGCCGTCGGAGCGGCTCCGTCAGACGCGGGCGGTTTTCGACCAATGGTACAACATTCACCGCGACCGCTTGTCGCTGGGGGAAAAGGCAGCCATTTGGCTCACAGGTGGCGGCAGTATCCTGTTCCTGGTGCTGGTGCGCGGTGACGACGTGCTCAGCCAGATCGGCGTGTTCATGCTCTCCGCCGGCATCTTGCTGGTGCTCTTTACGATCAGCGATTACGAAAAGAGCAATGTCCAGGGCTTCAGAAAACAGTTTCTGCGGCTTCAGGAAGGATTTTCCGAGCTTGGACGAACACTTTTCGTACCACGCTCGGTGGTCGAAAGCCGAGAGATCGGCAGTCTGGACGGCATCGACACCCTACGATTCCGCAATAACGCCGGGGAGATCGAAACCATATCGACCGGACGCGACCGGTCCGGCTTCCGCATAGTGTATTCGGGCACCGCTTTGCTCATGCTCGGCGCCCTATTTGCACTTCCCCTGTCCTCCAGCGACTATTCAGGCAATCAGCTCGACCGCATCATAAGGCCCGGCGTAGCCAACACAGGGCTTCAACTGCCATTCTTTTCCGATGAGAGCGACATCGTAATTGCCAGCTTCGCCTGGGACGCCAGCAAGGTGATTGCTGAAATCATCAGGCAGACCATCAGCGACAGGCTCGGCTATTCGGCTGCAGTTCAGGAGGCGAACCTGAACGATGTCTTTGCTGCGATGGCCGACCCCAATGGCCGCATAGATGTCCACCCCGATTTCTGGCTGCAAAACCAGCCAGAAAACCTCATACGCTATGTGAGAAACGAAGGCAGCGTTGCCCTTAACACGCAAAGTTACGAAGGAACGCAGGGAATATACGTCGCCGCGCCGTTCCCCGAGGCTGTGACGCGGATTTCAGACCTCGCCAACGCTGCCGTGTCGGCACGATACGATACAAACGGCAACGGCAGGGGCGAAATATGGATCGGTGCAGGCGACTGGCTCTCCACGGCCATCGTCAGGCAGCATCTGGAACGGTTCGAACTGGATCGGTTCTGGGATTTTGAGGTCTACGGAGAAAGCATCTTCCGGGCCAAGCTCGCCAGCTTCCAGGCACGCGGGGAATCGCTCGTGTTCTACGGCTATGAACCCGATTGGGTCCACGCCACATACAATACGATCGAACTTGATTCAGCGTGCCCGGCCGATGAACCCAATGCAGACGGTGACTGCGAATTGGCAAGCGTCGATGTTCACGTGGCCTACAGCGCGGCGCTCGAAGAGGACATGCCCTCCGTGTCCCAACTGCTTTCACGCATCCGGTTCCGGGCGCAGGATTTGAACGCCTGGCTCAGCGCGACCGCCCGAAGCGGGGTCGCACCAGAGGCCGTCGCCGCGCAATGGATCGCCGAGCACGAAACAATCGTTCAGGGTTGGCTCGAGGGTTCGTGA
- the lysA gene encoding diaminopimelate decarboxylase has translation MVHHFTYRGGWMFAEDVDLTAVAEEIGTPFYCYSQATFTRHIEVMMNAFSGTDTLVAYAMKANSNQAMLAIAAQKGIGADVVSLGELERALRAGIPAQKIIFSGVGKSRAEMRRALDVGILCFNVESEPELERLNAVAAEMDRIAPVSVRINPDVDAKTHAKISTGKSENKFGIPYARAEAVYGRIAACKNLKAVGVDMHIGSQITELEPFDNAFKLLAELVGRLRAAGHDIGHVDVGGGLGIPYQQDNSPPPDPVEYAKLVRRHTDPLGCKVILEPGRLIAGNAGVMVTRVEYVKKTDKKSFVIVDAAMNDLIRPTLYEAHHDILPMQEAGAGANTIRADIVGPVCETGDYLGLDREMAEVAEGDLLVVMSAGAYGAVMSSTYNTRPLIAEVLVEGGKWHVVRPRQTLDELIGLDSVPEWVRAGD, from the coding sequence ATGGTTCATCATTTTACCTATCGCGGCGGCTGGATGTTTGCCGAGGATGTCGATCTGACGGCGGTGGCCGAGGAGATCGGCACGCCGTTCTATTGCTATTCGCAGGCGACATTCACCCGGCATATCGAGGTGATGATGAACGCGTTTTCGGGCACCGACACGCTGGTCGCCTATGCCATGAAGGCCAATTCCAACCAGGCGATGCTGGCGATTGCCGCGCAAAAGGGCATCGGGGCGGATGTGGTGTCGCTGGGAGAATTGGAGCGGGCGCTGCGGGCCGGGATACCGGCGCAAAAGATCATCTTTTCGGGGGTCGGCAAGAGCCGGGCCGAGATGCGGCGGGCGCTGGACGTGGGAATCCTGTGTTTCAACGTCGAAAGCGAACCCGAACTGGAACGGCTCAACGCGGTGGCCGCCGAGATGGACAGGATCGCGCCGGTCTCGGTGCGGATCAATCCCGATGTGGACGCGAAAACCCACGCCAAGATTTCGACGGGCAAATCGGAAAACAAGTTCGGCATTCCCTACGCGCGGGCCGAGGCGGTCTATGGACGGATCGCGGCGTGCAAGAATTTGAAGGCGGTGGGCGTCGATATGCATATCGGCAGCCAGATCACCGAACTCGAACCGTTCGACAACGCCTTTAAGCTGCTGGCCGAACTGGTCGGACGGCTGCGGGCGGCGGGGCATGACATCGGCCATGTCGATGTCGGGGGCGGGCTGGGGATACCGTACCAACAGGACAATTCACCCCCGCCCGATCCGGTGGAATATGCCAAGCTGGTGCGGCGGCATACCGATCCGCTGGGGTGCAAGGTGATCCTTGAACCGGGCCGGCTGATCGCGGGCAATGCCGGGGTGATGGTGACGCGGGTCGAATATGTCAAAAAGACCGACAAAAAGAGCTTTGTCATCGTCGATGCGGCGATGAACGATCTGATCCGCCCCACGCTTTACGAGGCCCATCACGATATTCTGCCCATGCAGGAAGCGGGGGCGGGGGCCAACACCATTCGCGCCGATATCGTGGGGCCGGTGTGCGAGACGGGCGATTATCTCGGGCTCGACCGGGAGATGGCGGAGGTGGCCGAGGGCGATCTACTGGTGGTGATGAGCGCGGGCGCTTATGGCGCGGTGATGAGCTCGACCTACAACACCCGCCCGCTGATCGCCGAAGTGCTCGTCGAGGGCGGGAAGTGGCATGTGGTGAGGCCACGGCAGACGCTGGATGAGCTGATTGGGCTCGATAGTGTGCCGGAGTGGGTGCGGGCGGGGGATTGA
- the argH gene encoding argininosuccinate lyase, whose protein sequence is MSNRMWGGRFSSGPDAIMEEINASIGFDKRLYKHDIAGSIAHATMLEAAGILTRDDKDAIVSGLETVRGEIEAGAFTFSRALEDIHMNVESRLKELIGEPAGRLHTARSRNDQVATDFKLYVRDALDMLAAQVETLQKVLVDKAEAEAGTVMPGFTHLQSAQPVTFGHHMLAYVEMLERDKGRLLDARARLNESPLGAAALAGTSFPIDREMTAEALGFDRPMANSLDAVSDRDFILETLSSASICAMHLSRLSEELVIWSSAQFAFVKLSDKFSTGSSIMPQKRNPDAAELIRAKVGRIFAAFTSLLMVMKGLPLAYSKDMQEDKEIAFDALDNFSLALAAMTGMMGDLTVNREKMAQAAGAGFSTATDLADWLVRAANVPFRDAHHITGRAVAAAEEKGCGLEGLTIEDFKEIDERITSQVFKVLGVDNSVKSRTSFGGTAPANVMAQVAGWRERLGN, encoded by the coding sequence ATGAGCAATCGCATGTGGGGAGGCAGGTTTTCGTCCGGCCCCGACGCCATCATGGAAGAGATCAACGCTTCTATCGGCTTCGACAAGCGCCTTTACAAGCACGACATCGCCGGATCGATAGCGCATGCGACAATGCTGGAGGCAGCCGGCATTCTGACGCGCGACGATAAGGACGCCATCGTCTCGGGTCTAGAGACCGTTCGGGGGGAAATCGAGGCGGGTGCGTTCACCTTCTCGCGAGCGCTCGAGGACATCCACATGAATGTGGAAAGCCGGTTGAAAGAGCTGATCGGCGAGCCGGCCGGGCGGCTGCACACGGCGCGCTCGCGCAACGACCAGGTGGCGACCGATTTCAAGCTCTATGTGCGTGACGCGCTCGATATGCTGGCGGCGCAGGTCGAGACGCTGCAGAAGGTTCTGGTGGACAAGGCCGAGGCCGAAGCGGGAACCGTTATGCCAGGGTTTACCCATCTGCAGAGCGCCCAGCCGGTGACCTTCGGGCACCACATGCTGGCCTATGTGGAAATGCTCGAGCGCGACAAGGGGCGGCTGCTCGATGCGCGGGCGCGGCTCAATGAAAGCCCGCTCGGGGCGGCGGCGCTGGCGGGGACATCGTTTCCGATCGATCGGGAGATGACGGCAGAGGCGCTGGGGTTCGACCGGCCGATGGCCAATTCGCTCGACGCGGTGTCGGACCGGGATTTTATTCTGGAGACGCTGTCTTCGGCGTCGATCTGCGCGATGCATCTGTCGCGGCTTTCCGAAGAGCTTGTGATCTGGTCGTCGGCGCAGTTTGCTTTCGTCAAGCTTTCCGACAAGTTTTCGACCGGGTCCTCGATCATGCCGCAAAAGCGCAATCCCGATGCGGCGGAGCTGATCCGGGCCAAGGTGGGGCGGATCTTTGCTGCGTTCACATCGCTTCTGATGGTGATGAAGGGGCTGCCGCTGGCCTATTCGAAAGACATGCAGGAAGACAAGGAAATCGCGTTTGACGCGCTCGACAATTTCTCGCTGGCGCTGGCGGCGATGACCGGGATGATGGGGGATCTGACCGTCAACCGCGAGAAGATGGCACAGGCGGCGGGGGCCGGGTTTTCGACGGCGACCGATCTGGCCGACTGGCTGGTGCGGGCGGCCAACGTGCCGTTCCGCGATGCCCATCACATCACCGGGCGCGCGGTGGCGGCGGCGGAGGAAAAGGGCTGCGGGCTGGAAGGGCTGACCATCGAGGATTTCAAGGAGATCGACGAGCGGATCACCTCCCAGGTGTTCAAGGTGCTGGGGGTGGACAATTCGGTCAAGTCGCGGACGAGTTTCGGCGGGACGGCGCCGGCAAACGTCATGGCGCAGGTTGCGGGCTGGCGCGAGCGGCTGGGGAATTAG
- a CDS encoding TlpA disulfide reductase family protein, whose product MDQDEKRKSPRPIIVGTGLFAAALGIAVAVWVSNGGANAATCPVRAEAAQAIDDAATGELAALLPSSQWRDYSDLAFEDENGNPVTLADFAGKKLLINFWATWCAPCREEMPFLDALESRYGGDDFEVVAISLDVGSDGPTAAALFLEEIGTQNLKLFADPTYKLFERLRNEAVTLGLPATILVDDEGCELAVLQGPAHWDTPDGHRVIETLLDI is encoded by the coding sequence ATGGATCAGGACGAAAAGCGAAAATCCCCTCGCCCCATCATCGTCGGCACGGGCCTTTTCGCAGCGGCGCTAGGTATAGCCGTGGCCGTCTGGGTTAGCAATGGCGGCGCCAACGCGGCAACCTGCCCGGTGCGCGCCGAGGCGGCCCAGGCCATCGACGACGCCGCAACCGGCGAGCTCGCCGCCCTTCTGCCCTCGTCCCAATGGCGCGATTATTCCGACCTGGCCTTCGAGGATGAAAACGGAAACCCCGTCACCCTCGCCGATTTCGCCGGGAAAAAGCTGCTCATCAATTTCTGGGCCACTTGGTGCGCGCCCTGCCGCGAGGAAATGCCCTTCCTCGATGCGCTTGAATCCCGATATGGCGGCGACGATTTCGAAGTCGTCGCCATAAGCCTCGATGTCGGCTCGGACGGTCCCACCGCCGCCGCGCTGTTTCTTGAAGAGATCGGCACGCAAAACCTCAAACTCTTCGCCGATCCCACCTACAAGCTCTTCGAGCGGCTGCGCAATGAGGCGGTGACGCTGGGCCTGCCCGCCACCATCCTCGTCGATGACGAGGGATGCGAGCTGGCCGTCCTGCAGGGCCCCGCCCATTGGGACACCCCCGATGGCCACCGGGTCATCGAGACGCTGCTCGATATCTGA
- a CDS encoding HD-GYP domain-containing protein — MAGSSVAVLLVTDAPSGASFPVARWPAIARVEPLSELGKIDLSPFSAILVDADLSSSSTIDRLKKSLLALERNIPRYFLVTEGRRVEMVQANVLGAHATETRPLTAEGLQRLLTSTLREPLDELPDTAVTVVAQAASKALGSAFEALRADTTLDSAAMAAASNDIVDSVGAGGLGQWLDTVRAHHHGTYQHCLLVTGVLTNFAQKVGMSGADISKLTTAGLLHDIGKATIPVAILEKPGKLTPEEFAEIARHPVEGFDYLTAHANLGPDILAAVRSHHEYLDGSGYPDGLMGSQIGDLTRIVTICDIYGALSERRAYKPAMSPPEALAILEDMCTAGKLETALVRALREAVEAR, encoded by the coding sequence TTGGCCGGTTCGAGCGTAGCTGTTCTGTTGGTCACCGATGCACCCTCGGGAGCATCGTTCCCGGTTGCCCGCTGGCCGGCCATTGCGCGGGTCGAACCCCTCAGCGAACTCGGAAAAATCGACCTGTCGCCCTTTTCCGCCATCCTTGTTGACGCCGATCTTTCCAGCAGTTCGACCATCGACCGGCTCAAAAAGAGCCTCCTCGCCCTTGAGCGCAACATCCCGCGTTATTTCCTCGTCACAGAGGGCCGTCGCGTTGAAATGGTCCAGGCCAACGTACTGGGCGCCCACGCCACCGAAACACGCCCGCTTACCGCCGAAGGGCTCCAGCGCCTGCTCACCAGCACGCTGCGCGAACCGCTCGATGAGTTGCCCGACACCGCGGTCACGGTCGTGGCGCAGGCCGCCTCGAAAGCCCTCGGCAGCGCATTTGAAGCCCTGCGCGCCGATACCACCCTCGATTCGGCCGCAATGGCCGCGGCCAGCAACGACATCGTCGACAGCGTCGGCGCGGGCGGGCTCGGCCAGTGGCTCGATACCGTGCGCGCCCATCATCATGGCACCTACCAGCACTGCCTGCTGGTCACCGGCGTCCTCACCAATTTCGCCCAGAAGGTGGGCATGAGCGGCGCCGATATCTCGAAACTCACCACCGCCGGCCTCCTGCACGACATCGGCAAGGCCACAATCCCCGTCGCCATCCTCGAAAAGCCCGGCAAGCTCACCCCTGAAGAATTTGCCGAGATCGCGCGCCATCCGGTCGAAGGCTTTGACTATCTTACGGCCCACGCCAATCTCGGCCCCGATATTCTGGCCGCCGTCCGCAGCCACCACGAATATCTCGACGGCAGCGGCTACCCCGATGGCCTCATGGGCTCCCAGATCGGCGATCTCACCCGCATCGTCACCATCTGCGACATCTACGGCGCGCTCAGCGAACGCCGCGCCTACAAGCCCGCCATGAGCCCGCCCGAAGCACTGGCCATTCTCGAAGACATGTGCACCGCCGGCAAACTCGAAACCGCCCTGGTCCGCGCCCTGCGCGAAGCGGTGGAAGCGCGCTAG
- a CDS encoding YjfB family protein, with translation MSDIAATAVAMKQAQTVQTAQMLMVKKQHEMEMSMISMLTEAVENTPAPAPAGMGANVDKRA, from the coding sequence ATGAGCGATATTGCCGCGACGGCGGTGGCGATGAAACAGGCGCAGACCGTTCAGACCGCCCAGATGCTGATGGTCAAAAAGCAGCACGAGATGGAAATGAGCATGATTTCCATGCTGACCGAGGCCGTCGAGAACACTCCCGCACCGGCGCCTGCCGGGATGGGCGCCAATGTCGACAAGCGGGCCTGA
- a CDS encoding rhomboid family intramembrane serine protease — protein MFLPLYDSNKIAHIERPFVNYGLIGLNIVVFLLQWAGGQDGLYFGQITYGMIPAVVSGAVEGPAPWLPDQATVFTYMFLHADWLHLLSNMLFLWVFGDNVEDAMGHWKYLVFYLACGVLSGLAHLWLFPDAMGPLVGASGAVAGIIGAYLVLYPKVRVFVLNRLIITFPLALPAWAVLGLWVATQLFYVFIWGDDGVAWWVHLGGVVAGVVLVVVFKRRQVALWGG, from the coding sequence ATGTTTCTGCCGCTCTATGACAGCAACAAGATCGCCCATATCGAGCGGCCCTTCGTCAATTACGGGCTGATCGGGCTCAATATCGTCGTGTTCCTCTTGCAATGGGCGGGCGGTCAGGACGGGCTTTATTTCGGCCAGATCACCTATGGGATGATCCCGGCGGTGGTGAGCGGGGCCGTAGAGGGCCCGGCGCCCTGGCTGCCCGATCAGGCGACGGTTTTCACCTATATGTTCCTGCATGCCGACTGGCTGCACCTTCTCTCCAACATGCTGTTTTTGTGGGTGTTCGGCGACAATGTCGAAGACGCCATGGGGCATTGGAAATATCTGGTGTTCTATCTCGCCTGCGGGGTGTTGAGCGGGCTGGCGCATTTGTGGCTGTTTCCCGATGCCATGGGGCCGCTGGTGGGCGCATCGGGGGCGGTGGCCGGGATCATCGGGGCCTATCTCGTGCTTTATCCCAAGGTGCGGGTGTTCGTTCTCAACAGGCTGATCATCACCTTTCCCCTGGCGCTGCCCGCCTGGGCGGTGCTGGGGCTGTGGGTCGCGACGCAGCTTTTCTATGTGTTCATCTGGGGTGATGACGGGGTGGCCTGGTGGGTGCATCTGGGCGGGGTCGTGGCCGGGGTGGTGCTGGTGGTTGTGTTCAAGCGGCGTCAGGTTGCGCTGTGGGGCGGGTAG
- a CDS encoding cob(I)yrinic acid a,c-diamide adenosyltransferase gives MVKLNKIYTKTGDDGTTGLVDGPRRQKDDLRVEAYGTVDEANAAIGLARLHTKDMARVDHALGRIQNDLFDLGSDLATPGPDEGRAYTALRVTARQTEWLEGQIDAFNEALKPLTSFVLPGGTALSAALHLARTITRRAERVCVATKRAEPDLNPEAIRYLNRLSDLLFVLGRVANGNGSKDVLWEPGRNTGTAKDG, from the coding sequence ATGGTCAAGCTCAACAAGATCTACACAAAGACAGGCGATGACGGCACGACCGGGCTGGTGGACGGGCCGCGGCGGCAAAAGGACGATCTGCGGGTCGAGGCCTATGGCACGGTGGACGAGGCCAATGCGGCGATCGGGCTGGCGCGGCTGCACACAAAGGACATGGCGCGGGTCGATCATGCGCTGGGGCGCATCCAGAACGATCTGTTCGATCTGGGGTCGGACCTTGCAACGCCCGGGCCCGACGAAGGGCGGGCCTATACGGCGCTGCGGGTGACGGCGCGGCAGACCGAATGGCTCGAGGGCCAGATCGATGCGTTCAACGAAGCGCTCAAGCCGCTCACCTCGTTCGTTCTGCCCGGAGGCACGGCGCTTTCGGCGGCGCTGCATCTGGCGCGGACCATAACGCGGCGGGCCGAACGGGTGTGCGTCGCGACGAAAAGAGCCGAGCCCGACCTCAACCCCGAAGCGATCCGCTACCTCAACCGGCTCTCGGACCTGCTGTTCGTTCTGGGCCGGGTGGCCAATGGCAATGGCAGCAAGGACGTCTTGTGGGAGCCAGGCAGGAATACTGGGACGGCCAAGGACGGATAG
- a CDS encoding twin transmembrane helix small protein, with product MQTSLNIVIVLAVLAVAVILGMGLYNMFKGGSGNTSQKLMRARVIMQAIAVALLMAALYFFGPQR from the coding sequence ATGCAGACCTCCCTCAATATCGTGATCGTTCTTGCCGTCCTTGCGGTGGCGGTCATTCTGGGCATGGGGCTCTACAACATGTTCAAGGGCGGATCGGGCAACACCAGCCAGAAGCTGATGCGGGCCCGCGTCATCATGCAGGCCATAGCGGTGGCGCTGTTGATGGCGGCATTGTATTTCTTCGGTCCTCAACGCTGA
- the gluQRS gene encoding tRNA glutamyl-Q(34) synthetase GluQRS has product MSFPSQTIFRFAPSPNGLLHLGHAYSALYTDHWAKALGGTFLLRIEDIDIARCRPEFVDAVFVDLQWLGLEWPEPVRVQSAHFDDYRAAADRLKSKGLLYPCFCTRAEIRAAGDGRTDPDGAPIYPGTCRHLSGGERLEKLEAGVPVQWRLDMGQALDRKKEFLIREAMPDPSCAVVERLAEPGRWGDVLIVRKDTPTSYHLSVVVDDAIQGITHVTRGMDLYASSDIHVVLQELMGLPSPVYTHHRLIVGEDAEKLSKSRGSESLAGLRALGITPEDIRARLGF; this is encoded by the coding sequence ATGTCGTTCCCATCTCAAACTATTTTCCGCTTCGCGCCAAGCCCGAACGGGCTTTTGCATCTGGGGCATGCCTATTCGGCGCTTTATACCGACCATTGGGCCAAAGCGCTGGGCGGTACGTTCCTGCTGCGGATCGAAGACATCGATATTGCGCGGTGTCGACCCGAATTTGTCGACGCGGTTTTTGTTGATTTACAATGGCTTGGGCTTGAATGGCCCGAGCCGGTGCGGGTGCAGTCGGCCCATTTCGATGATTATCGGGCTGCCGCGGATCGCCTGAAAAGCAAGGGTTTGCTCTATCCGTGCTTTTGTACGCGGGCCGAAATCCGGGCGGCGGGCGATGGGCGGACCGATCCGGACGGGGCGCCGATCTATCCGGGGACCTGCCGGCATCTTTCGGGGGGCGAAAGGCTGGAAAAACTCGAGGCCGGAGTGCCCGTGCAGTGGCGGCTCGATATGGGGCAAGCACTTGATAGAAAAAAGGAATTTTTGATCCGCGAGGCGATGCCGGACCCTTCTTGCGCGGTGGTCGAGCGGCTGGCCGAGCCCGGGCGGTGGGGGGATGTGCTGATCGTGCGCAAGGACACGCCGACCAGCTATCATCTCTCGGTGGTTGTCGACGATGCCATCCAGGGGATAACGCATGTGACCCGGGGGATGGATCTTTACGCCTCGAGTGATATTCATGTTGTTTTACAAGAACTTATGGGTTTGCCGAGCCCGGTCTATACCCATCATCGGTTGATTGTCGGCGAGGATGCGGAAAAGCTTTCCAAGTCCAGGGGGTCGGAAAGCCTGGCCGGACTGCGGGCGCTGGGGATTACGCCCGAAGACATCAGGGCGCGGTTGGGATTCTGA
- a CDS encoding DNA-3-methyladenine glycosylase family protein, producing the protein MSALATPARLHDAEALAVHLEGLSQRDQRLAAAIARAGEVTLRTSPSGFEGMARIVCGQQLSVASARAIWGRVEALGAITPDAYLGFNEETLRKTGLSRGKFETIRGVALAITEQGLDFSQVDMMEPDAAIETLTRLKGIGPWTAEIYLLFCAGHPDIFPAGDLALQKAVEHAFDLPARPLPKELIPLAAQWSPHRGAAALMFWRYFSAMKNSDAWDAL; encoded by the coding sequence ATGAGCGCCCTCGCCACTCCAGCCCGGCTTCACGACGCCGAAGCGCTGGCCGTCCATCTCGAGGGATTAAGCCAGCGCGATCAACGCCTTGCCGCTGCCATCGCCCGGGCCGGCGAAGTGACCCTGCGCACCTCGCCATCGGGTTTTGAGGGCATGGCGCGCATCGTCTGCGGTCAGCAGCTCTCGGTCGCCTCGGCCCGCGCCATCTGGGGCCGGGTCGAAGCTTTGGGCGCGATAACCCCTGACGCCTATCTCGGCTTTAACGAAGAAACCCTGAGGAAAACCGGGCTGTCGCGCGGAAAATTCGAAACGATTCGCGGCGTCGCCCTCGCCATCACCGAACAGGGCCTGGACTTTTCCCAGGTCGACATGATGGAGCCCGATGCGGCCATCGAAACCCTCACGCGCCTCAAGGGCATCGGCCCCTGGACCGCCGAAATCTATCTCCTGTTCTGCGCCGGCCACCCCGACATTTTCCCCGCCGGCGACCTCGCGCTGCAAAAAGCCGTCGAACACGCCTTCGACCTTCCCGCCCGTCCACTGCCAAAAGAGCTGATCCCGCTGGCCGCCCAATGGTCGCCGCATCGCGGCGCCGCGGCCCTGATGTTCTGGCGCTATTTCTCGGCTATGAAGAATTCCGATGCCTGGGACGCGCTCTGA